The proteins below come from a single Candidatus Woesearchaeota archaeon genomic window:
- a CDS encoding mechanosensitive ion channel yields MNIDELQSLLEISIGKLFVGWLLVLIGLIIKDTFSNGILGLIFYLNRSFNEGDVVYIDNEKLIIQKIGIRQTVFKVVGSEGRWRYISNQKINYLVIEKDLEYKLGDTNGKDKTE; encoded by the coding sequence ATGAATATAGATGAATTACAATCATTATTAGAAATTTCTATTGGGAAGCTATTCGTAGGTTGGTTATTAGTCTTGATAGGTCTTATTATTAAAGATACATTCTCTAACGGAATTTTGGGGCTTATATTCTACTTAAATCGATCATTTAATGAAGGTGATGTAGTTTATATTGATAATGAAAAACTTATCATACAGAAAATAGGTATAAGACAAACTGTATTTAAAGTAGTAGGCTCAGAGGGTAGATGGAGATATATCAGCAATCAGAAGATTAACTATCTAGTTATAGAAAAAGACTTAGAGTATAAGTTGGGGGATACAAATGGAAAAGATAAAACTGAATGA
- a CDS encoding DEAD/DEAH box helicase — MIKIVYYPKKSIIAVSGVMFDTVISYLKKNKFTYEPKTSTWTAKPLKILTSIPELEEYDIVDISDEDYQSLELEALPPPTIKHTGIRFYKNYMKLPPLGEYQKDGIKFGLKNNGIILNWGTGTGKSMVGVSINNHLFGREFSNKLIVVAIGAVLYNWKRELMMFGYFKDEEIEIVTSKNKEPFDPDKKVLIMTYNTYRIISEYYCQKVRKKLLVKPKESYLPIEEWSDGKCSVILDEVHKIKNPKAKRTKWMLVSKDKYNHKVLASATLTPKNFLDIYAPISFIDKNLINNLSYSDFESDICELGTKFSAYGVNGFKEDRIDYYRKVFSPYISYIAKRDVISHLLPNYNKKNIYIELMGQHLDLYKAVTKEALYKIAEELEIDGELMTIPSQLIQNIFPYVMQCLSDPILLKKKIGEDSKAYDILHKWNFKNNQKLEYCDAIIDDHLEEQKGQKFLIWCSNPDTIERLAEYYKKYNPIYIHGSSTPKGEKDRDRYRDRLVSQFETDKDCKMLIANPPTIGVGQNIKGAGVSIFWNRSFSFEEYDQAIGRNDRPNGPWKEIYEYVLQFDRTFEVSLDKIIRERLNLNMIFKDKASISREDILAILTGNIDKLD, encoded by the coding sequence ATGATTAAAATAGTATATTATCCTAAGAAGTCTATTATTGCTGTATCGGGTGTTATGTTTGATACAGTAATATCTTATTTGAAAAAGAATAAGTTTACTTATGAACCTAAAACTTCTACATGGACAGCGAAACCATTAAAAATTCTTACCTCAATACCAGAACTAGAAGAATATGATATTGTGGATATATCTGATGAAGATTATCAGTCATTAGAGCTAGAGGCATTACCTCCACCAACTATTAAACATACTGGAATTAGATTCTATAAAAACTATATGAAACTTCCACCTTTAGGTGAATACCAGAAGGACGGAATTAAGTTTGGTTTAAAGAATAATGGTATAATATTAAATTGGGGCACGGGAACAGGCAAAAGCATGGTAGGAGTTAGTATTAATAATCACCTTTTTGGTAGAGAATTTTCTAATAAACTTATTGTAGTAGCTATCGGTGCTGTACTCTATAACTGGAAAAGAGAATTAATGATGTTTGGTTATTTTAAAGATGAAGAAATTGAAATTGTTACTTCTAAGAATAAAGAACCGTTTGACCCTGATAAAAAAGTGTTAATCATGACCTATAATACATACAGGATTATATCAGAATATTATTGCCAGAAAGTTAGAAAGAAGCTATTGGTTAAACCAAAAGAATCATATCTCCCTATAGAGGAATGGTCTGATGGTAAGTGTAGTGTAATATTAGATGAAGTTCATAAGATAAAAAATCCTAAAGCTAAAAGAACTAAGTGGATGCTGGTATCAAAAGATAAATATAACCATAAAGTTTTAGCTTCTGCTACTCTTACACCTAAGAATTTCTTAGATATTTATGCTCCAATATCTTTTATAGATAAAAATCTAATTAATAATTTAAGTTATTCTGATTTTGAATCAGATATATGTGAACTTGGAACTAAGTTTAGTGCCTATGGTGTTAATGGATTTAAAGAAGATAGAATTGATTATTATAGAAAGGTTTTCTCTCCCTATATATCATATATAGCTAAGAGAGATGTTATTAGTCATTTACTACCAAATTATAATAAAAAGAATATTTATATTGAACTTATGGGTCAGCATTTAGATTTATATAAGGCGGTTACTAAAGAAGCACTATATAAAATAGCAGAAGAATTAGAAATAGATGGTGAATTAATGACTATACCTAGCCAACTAATTCAAAATATATTCCCTTATGTGATGCAATGTTTATCTGATCCTATTCTACTCAAAAAGAAAATAGGTGAAGATTCTAAGGCTTATGATATTTTACATAAATGGAATTTTAAAAATAATCAGAAACTTGAATATTGTGATGCTATCATAGATGATCACTTAGAAGAACAAAAAGGACAAAAGTTCTTGATATGGTGTTCAAATCCTGATACAATAGAAAGACTAGCAGAGTACTATAAGAAATATAATCCAATTTATATTCATGGTTCTTCTACTCCAAAAGGAGAAAAAGATAGAGATAGATATAGGGATAGACTAGTTTCTCAATTTGAAACTGATAAAGATTGTAAAATGCTTATAGCAAATCCACCAACAATAGGTGTAGGACAAAATATTAAAGGTGCTGGTGTATCAATATTCTGGAATAGAAGTTTCTCTTTTGAGGAATATGATCAAGCTATTGGTAGAAATGATAGACCTAATGGACCATGGAAAGAGATTTATGAATATGTATTACAGTTTGATAGAACTTTTGAAGTGTCTTTAGATAAGATTATTAGAGAAAGACTAAATTTAAATATGATTTTTAAAGATAAAGCTTCTATAAGTAGAGAAGATATATTAGCAATATTAACAGGAAATATAGATAAATTAGATTAA